Genomic window (Cucumis sativus cultivar 9930 chromosome 2, Cucumber_9930_V3, whole genome shotgun sequence):
GTTTATATTCTTCTATACTTTACCATGATATACTTGAGGTGAGGCAATTATAACAATTACCAAATATATCATTGATTTGAAAAAGGACTTTTGATGGGTCTTCTGccatttttcaataaaagaagtgaaaaagtGATTTGAACTTCTCataattattacataaatttGATGGGgttgatttaatttcattgCGCAGGTGTGAGCTTCTctaatataatttcttttgaaggagacaaaggagaaaaaaactACACGTCAAGGCTCAAAGGGTAAGGGAGAAAATTGTGTGTCTCAATTCTCTAGAAAATTAGGTATGCTCTGTGAAATTCTCTTTATATTCTCAAAGATTATATTCAACTGATCACATATTTTAAGAgtactaattatttttatttctctagTGCTTCcataaatttgtcaaattaaatcaatcaaagatcattttaattaatagtaaAATGTTGTTCTTTCGTTTTAAAGACGTTTGCTTTAAATTTGCATGTGTTTGTTTAATGCTGTGTTTTAATTTCCTCTTTCCTCTACTTATTGAAGCCTTATCTCTTcccctctttctcttttgccCTCATCCTATAGTTTTTCGGACTTATTTCTTATGGAGAATGTTACAAAACTGTCTACTactgaaaatattttggtatatcGATTGACCCAATCCTAACTTTTTTTGTCGATCTAGTTATAGAATTAGAGTATTGTTCTAGTTGTTCAGTTCATAAAATCTTCCATATTTGCCAATTATTTTATAGGATCATCTCTCCTATCCTACGTTAGTATTAGTTCATTTTTTGATctgaaatatgcaaaatttaaaaaaaaaaacaaagaaaagactTGGTGGTATAATATGTATAAGTATTAAGGTGGGTTGGTTGAATATTTTCATTGTACAAATACATAAATCTATCATACCATTAGCTATGAATAATGTTGCATAACTAACCATTTTTATAAAGCCttaattaagaattattaAAGATCTCACTCATTTGACTGTATAGGATTATTCAATGGGTTgtttccaataaaaaaaaagaaaaactatgtTTTATATCCCTTAAATTTTTCACACGTATATGAGTAAACGCTTAACGATTTGGTGCATCAACGTCGTTATGATTGAAATCAAAAGTTGTTATtgcaataaaatgaaataatagtttagaaaataaatctcCAAAGTATTActctttttagttattatatcTAATTCAAACGTATATTGCTTAATGAAAATTAGCacatactttttatttttaaagtagATTTGACCTAATTATTTggcatttttttttggagattATTATTGGCCCTTTGAACTTTTGGGCTACAACAAATGAAGGGGTTTTCTAATTTCAGTGAAAGGgcctttttttcattatattttgcAATTATATGGGCCAAGATTTCTAAACCCATAGAAAAGTATGCAAATTTCTTGGAAATGTATTATGGCTAATGGGACCTTCgaatttcttttatagaactttttatattatatatttcacttattattttttttttcatgaatttgTGAACTTTCAATCCATCAAGTGGTATGGTTAAAAATGGATTAAAAACTAATCTTACAGTTCAATAAATTCTTATggttaaattgtaaatttgatcTATGTGATTTGGGAGAAGACCAAAATTTTGATCAATGTGATTTGGGAGGTGACcaaaatttagtatttatagtttgataaaatctcGTAAATAATCTCTATAgtataaaagttatttatgaATATGTAATCTAACTGTAAGGACTATATTCTTAACATTTAAAATCATAGGgactaaattctaactttaCATATCATCAGaccatatttgtaatttaacatatttgtaatttaacatgAATTAATCTTCATCCCTTTTCTATCCttaactttattctttttgtaatctaattaaattttgtttgtttatggTAGATTATGTTTAAGATTGGCCTTGCTATACATGTAGACCACAAACAACATGCAatgtttacaaattaaaataactagCTATCTATACATATTCAACGAGATATACGAATGTCTCTTCTTAATAGTAGTTACATTTAACTATAAACATCATCGAACTTTAAGTTTTGTAGTAATGTTTCTTTCAGTCTATCTTATCGTACGTTTCTAATgaagatttatttttgtgtgtACAAAGATATATAGCAAAGCTTTTGGCAATATAGGTGAAATTAGAAGAGAAGATTCTTAAAAGATGTGGACAATATGATATTGTCCATATAAAAGCATATGATAAAAGTTGGACTAAAGATTATATGAGGCTAAGATTTTACTAGACACCAATGAAGATAGATTGGCATTATCatgtcaaaaagaaaacaaaaaggcaTACAAGTTGAGAGAAGTTAATTCTATctcaaattaaagttatagAAACCAATAgggtttttaaatgtcaatgTGTCTATAgataattttgagaaaaaaaatacatcttacAAATAATAtctatactaaaaaaaagttttgaaaatatttataaattataataaaattgatttattatatatatatatatatattaatttgcaaaagcaattttttagttttttaaagacaaaaaatgcaattaattaaactatggTCCACATAACACATAATTATAGAAgagttaatttttctttccttattttagtgattaattattttttttgtaaacttAGGTTTAGCTTcatgaataaaaatgatgatttGAAAAGTGTCAAAATCattattgattgaatttaaacatattaaaCACAAAAGAGAGAAACCATTGGTGATGAGTTAAAGCAATAACTCAATCATTGTGGAAGGGTATTACTTAATACATATTAATGAATTGCtaaattaatcattaattatCTGGATTTCATAACGTGCTaaagtataaattaatttaccaaTTTAGGACCATAAATACCTCCCCCATAAGAATACAACACACCATGAAACAATGATATGTATATCAATTATcaccttccttttctttgtcCCTTTTGAACTTCTCATgcatatatcaattttatttgtaattttattacaattattcTCTCAATAATCatgagataattttttttattatattgagtTTTTGGATGTAAAATAAACCAGAAATAATTGAACACTTTTGGGAATATTACGaattgttgaaaatgaatattagagataatattttttattagctATGGAATAACAATCGTTCTTTTTCacatcaaatcatttttaatttgtctAATGACCCTTAacctaattttaataataatcaaagttTAGCCTCTACACTATATCATTcattgtttttgcttttgagGTTTTGAAAAATCTCTCCCTCATTAACTTATGAATagcaagaagaaaatttaatagaGTGTTTGATGAATTGTGCAAAAGAGGACAATAATTGATGCAGTTTTTTGCAGTTCTTGAAGATAGCAATTCCATGGCCAAAAAGTTTTTATAGAATTCTTCTATCTCTCCAATCATACAAACATCGCTATGGCCATATTCTTAATTTCatgcatcttttttttttaaaaaaaaagaaaaatcatatcaATGATAATATTGGGATTTGGGAAACATTGGATTCCTTCTTTCATTATTCACCCCTTTTCTGTAATGTATATCTTCATAAAATTACATGACCACACATCTGTTTTCTTCATTAACTTGATAGGTGGATATTTATAATAGACAAGTGTTTGGAGTTTTGTATTCTATGAGTTGCAAgtgttggatttttcttttaagtaatCAAATTGATACCAAACATATGAAAGAGTTGTTAGTGTGCAGCGCTAAAGTTTGTATTAACAGttagttgaaattttcttGGTTCATGTcgtattaagaaaataaattaacagtCACAAATGAAGTTCTTTAAGTTATACTTTTTCAAATAGGTGAAATTTTCTCGTTGATTTTGAAGCGATTAAGTATTCTGACTTTCTTTACTTTCAAGTTCAACGACGTATTATTTTGAGAGTGAGAGATTacttaaatacatataaagtCTTGTTTGATAACcaagagtattttttttataaaattgttggttttcttagaatttcttttttgtggtttttgttttcctaatgaaacatttgaatttacagctaaagtttttttaaaaaaagtttttgtatagttttcaaatattaatcaatGTTACTGGTCATTTTAGAGAAGGggtagatttgaaataaatcttatttaaacaTGAGTTGCATGTACCATGCCTAAGAGGAGTCCATACACGTACTAATACAAGGTAGGTTGTGGTCGAGACCAAACTTTATCTTCTAATGGACCCATTCTTTGTGGGCACCAATCTATCTCTCCAACGGGAGCTCAAACCTACGTTACTAAGCCCTAATAGAAACTGTATAGGAAAAGCTGTAAGTTCGGTACGTCTCTAGCTATAATACATAGAACATGATAACTCCACGTAGAGTAGGttattcatctttttctcttgcTACTAGCTCTTACAAATTGCTAAATATTAACTTAAGCATTGGAGTTTACGTGACAAAGCATCACACCGATATATCACTTTAATTGCTTTTCAAGTGACCACTCTTCTAAATTATAACTTCACATGTGAAATTTAGGTGAGAGCCGTTTTCTTAGCCAATTTTTTCCTCAACAAGTAGAATTTTGCAAACATcgtttgaaaataatttttaaaaatatatcaaataattaccGAAccaatcttaaatttgttttttaattgatcTCGTACCTAACATTATAAATCCAATTcatctatctttttttctttctcaagaAAACGTTGAGtacttcacttttctttttaaaaaaagaacaattttttactttaactTATTGGTTAGATATTacgttttcttctttccattgtttgattttaatttcgAAATTTCGTAATATCTTTTCCACCAATGtagacaataataatattcaaatctaaacaatgatatttttaGACGATATTTACCTTTTAGgcaaattaaaaactaaacaagtTATGTAAACTACTTGATAGTTAGATTTCTTACGTATTTAAAACCCATTATTGTGTACAAATCAATTTAGTATGATTTTCAACTATGATGTAcatgaaaaattaatcaagcagttaaataaatataaacttatatacttattttttctctctcatttttatCCCTTGACAACAATAAAGAAAGGAGCAACTCCCTTTTCTCTGTTTGACAACGAATATATTAATGAGAAAtgattcatatatattttcagacggtaagaataagaatatatattcatatcaCTATAACATAACATACCTTAATGTATTTAATTCTTCTAACGTTTAGGATGACCATCATACTTTATTACCAACATCCTAACATTtgttttctaaagaaaaaatatttcaaacaaaaacaaacacaaacacaaacacaaatcCTCACATCACAAATTGAACAAATTGGCTAAGGAGCATCCATTTATGATTTATCACAAATcatgaaactaaaaattaacaaactacAAGACATCATCATCCTCATCCTCATTccaatttatcaattttgacaTAACAAAAACTCTAATCTTACTCCTACTTCAAATCTCAACGTAATCTCATCAATTTCAATCACCCTTCTTCAAGCTGGCGTTGAATTCCCCGTCGGAGAAGTCCAAACAATGTCCTTCAATGCCGGCCGGAGCTCCTTCCTACAGAACTGATTATACTCCAATGTATCTCCGTTATCCTTCTTCACCTCCACCACCACAAACGACGGCGTCATAGCAAAGATGTCCGCCGCAATTGTCAgtttcccttttctccccaTCTCCTGCCCCTGCAATCTAACCCATGTTTCGCTCTTCTTCACATCGAACTTCACCGCCTTCCCCACTTCCTCAAGCTTAGATATTACACTGCTCGCCGTCGACGATGTTGCGAATCTCATCTCCTCTTTCTCctcccttttcttctcttcaaacAATGGCGATAGATCAAACCCTTCCGATAGAGATATTATGTGGAACGCGTTTAATGTTTCCGCCGGTGGCTTTGATTTTGTGAAATTCTCCTCTGTTTGTTCTTGTTCATCCTTCGTAATCAGACTTTTTGGTACTGATTTCTTGAACCAAGACGAGGATGTAATCTTCGTGATACCGGCTCTGGTCACGGGATTTGGATCTAGCAGCTTCGTGATGAGCCGACGGGCTTCAGGGGAGAACCACGACGGACATTTGAAGTCGCCTCTGTAAATCTTCCTGTACATGGCCACCATGTTGTCGTCTTGGAATGGAAGGAATCCGGCGAGAAGAACGTACAGGATGACTCCACATGACCACAGGTCGGCCTTGGCGCCGTCGTATCCATGTTTTCCGATTACCTCTGGTGCGACGTACGCCGGAGTGCCGCACGTTGTATGCAACAATCCGTCTTGCTTCAAGTGCTCGGAGAAAGCGGTGAGGCCGAAATCGGTTACCTTAAGGTTACCGTCTTCATCGAGAAGGAGATTTTCCGGTTTTAGATCACGGTGGTAAACTCCACGGCTATGGCAGAAATCGATTGCAGAGATTAATTGTTGAAAGTAAACTCTAGCTACATCCTCTCGTAGCCGACCTTTCGCGATTTTGGAGAACAGTTCACCGCCTCTAACAAACTCCATAGCGAAATAGATCTTCGATTTACTCGCCATTACCTCATGAAGCTCCACAATATTCGGATGCTTCACCATTTTCATCACAGAGATTTCTCTCTTGATCTGCTCCATCATACCGACTTTGATTATCTTCTCCTTCCCAACCACTTTCATCGCAACACTCTTCCCCGTCCTCAAATTCCGAGCATGATAAACCTTAGCGAAGGTACCATGTCCTAGAAGACGGCCTAATTCGTACTTCCCGTCGAGTAAACTTGAATGACCGCCGTCTCTGCCTTTATCCGCCATATCCGCCGCCGGATTTGATTTGAACTCGATAGAATCGAGATTAGGTGATTTTTGTATACAGAGtgagttgaattgaaatgaagttaaaagaaGGTAAATGGGGAGGAGAAAGGGAGAGTAGATAGATCACCCGTCTTCAACGTGTTTCCGGTGGCAATTTCTGCCGCCGATGATGAAGGTTTTGGATCTTCCGATCAACTCAAACTGAATAAACGAAGCAAATTTCATCTCTCCGCATTCCCTGCAGAGTTCTGAAaccctaaaattttcaaatgggGATTTTCTGATTCCTCTTTTCTTGTTCGTCTCTCTCTCCCTTAGTTCTTtgggttttcttcttccttcgcTCTCTTGTGAATTAAAACCGCCTTGAAGATTATATAATGGAATTTTGATATGAAATTCCACTTATGCCCTCCTCTTCAATGACGTTGCCCCCTTCTTTTCATTCCTTCAATggcaaaacaaacaatatttgtatttaactGTATATTCTActtttacatatataacacttaaaaccattttcattaattataaaaatagtataatGTTTATTTACACTCACAACTGGTGTCTAAGAAATACgatatttaaaacatatcatactttttttttcttatttataaatatgtataggTATGAAcgataaaattgtttaaaatatttacctaatctaacaaaattccatattttatattcattttactGAAATGGTTGGGAATTTAAGAATACAGTAAAGAAATCTAAAttatagtatttttaaaataatgataagatTACGGAAATTGAAATAGTTAGCGAATTGTTAGTTGGAGAGTTGAGATAAATATGAAACCTTTAACAACGTGTAGTTCTTATCGATATATACCAAGAAGGAAACGACGTCGTAAATCCCGCGAAACTGCCAAGAAGCAGCAGCACACGGGAAGAAGCAAAAACGTGGAATTTACTGTTGTGCCACTGGGAATGGTACGGAAACGGATATGATTGGTGGAGTGGAGACATGGCCCCAACAAAAAATGGAATCACCGTCCCGTTTTCTTCTGACGGGGACGGAAAGGGTAAAGTTGTAAAATTGATTAacgtaatttaaaattggtgTGATGTGGGTGTGCTGTCGagaatttatgtttttagggGAACAGTGGAGATTGGGCCTACCCAACGAGGAACTGTCACGTGGCATTGAAAgctatttttcatttagtttttcttattcaacgATGTGATAGAGCATCAAGAttgttatttttcctttttttttagcCAATCacacatttaattaaatcaaaacttaattatgtgtttagggtttctttatttttgttcaataattataattagaaaattcaatataaaaattttattttaaagaaaaagaaaaaatatattaattttatgctccttttcttttaataaaagaaaatggtgcaATTTGGTAACAAAGAGTTGCCTTGTTTAGGTATGAGTTGCATGCATGGTTgccaactttttcttttcttccccttctttttataatttgataaaaatttaagtttcatgttttttagtaaaattagAATCAAGAAAGTCAAACTCGTTTTATTTGGAACTTCATACAATTAGattgtaaaaaacaaaaaccaaatgcATCCGGTTGATCATCAATCCAACGAGTTCAATTTCATACAAAAATCAGGTTCGAAAGTTTAATAATTGGAAAGGGAAAAgtttaatagaaaatggagGGAAGTTGAAACACGACGCCGATGACAAGTGGCAGCCACACGTCAGCAGGTGATAGTCCACGTGTTGCGACTGCGGCTAACCCTAATTCccaatttataataataataaaactggAAACTCTCTCTCGCCGCTGAACTCCACACCCCCCGTCGGCCGCTACCGGACAAATCTTCTCCTTCCACTCATTacgtatatatgtatacaacaacaccaataataataataaaatttcttagGAATATagtcaaatttcattttagtcTATGcccaaaattaatcaattccattcttttatttgacAGCAAAACTGAGGTATacagaattaaaattttacaccTTCAGAAGAAGTACATGTTGGAAGAGAATTTGAGttcaattttgattcaattagttgaaatttaatgttttagaCAATGACTTGAATTCTAAAGTTTTTACAAACCAATTGGTTAAGTTAttgtctatatatatgtgtgtgtgtgtgcgtatatgtattgtataattttgtaaagtCAAGAAGAGTCCAACAGCCATTTTAAGACCACACAATGaaaagatatttgaatttatagaCACTTAGATTGACTGACCTCTTCCTTATACAAAGAGCCATCCCTAATTCACTACTTATATTTTTTGTCCATATGCAATATTTATTCCTCTCATTATTAATGGGTTTCTAAAGTATCAATTTGTATCAATCATTTTGTAAAGTATAATAGAATCTTGCTAAACGTATGCATTAATTTacattattgattttgtatatactatagccaaaattttcatgcaatatggtttaaaataatcaactttaatttggctaactttgttgatttttgaaattattataaccCTTAATTAGTACTCATCATAACACATAATCTTATCATCTTTTAAGAATCTTTTCATGCCAAGAAATAGaagtataaaaaaagtttttcaatatataatagagaactattaaaattttctctcctcatattataatttcttttttacaataagCTTAATCTTTATCCATCTTTAAAGGACAAGAAATTGATTACACTTCAATGTGTGttaatcataataaataaataaataaaaagaaatgagtaaaagacaaagaaaaagaataatggtAATATTTGGAGtgacttttcaaaaaaaaaaatgataaaagtatacaaattggaaaatactaaatataattataaggAAGAAAAGTCAAAAAAGGGAAACAGAGTTtcgattttaaaaaagaaaaggaagaaattattGGAGGACTCTATGCATTGCATTAAgcctattaattaaaaatgtttcacATGTTCAATTTGTAtctctctttattaataataatttcaaattacatcATCAAGTTTGGAATCTTCTCTCTCACTCAATTCTATAATCTCCATCTTTTTATTACAACAAAGGTCGacatttcattaaatttaagGCCAATTAAGAACTGTACCTAAACCAAAATTGGGAGACAATACATGGAAAACTAGACAAAATGCCACATGCCTTCAAATTCTAGCCATTTGATAATCACAATAGTCTTCTTCTCAAGTTCGATGGTTATTAAATTGAACCATGTAGTTGGATTGGGCTGAGTGAGTTGAGTTGATCGAGCTAAGGATCAACCCAAAGAAAATTAAGCAAAAGAAGGGATTGGGACAAAGTCCAATTGTTAGACCCAATAGACAATCAAGCACAAGCCCACTTTAATTTGGGCACAGAAGTCTTACCTTTCACTCTTGGAGATACTAGAGAGGTAGAACTTAAGACTAAAACTTACTAGAGATTTGATGAATTGATGATCGAAATTCTCAATCATGGAAGCCATGAAAGAATGGATGAAAACCGAGCTTGGAAGATAACCCAAGACTTGGGAAACTGAAGATTTCAAGAAGACAACCCAGAAGTTACTGAAGATTTCAAAGTTGAAGCCTCAAGAAGATTTGGAAGACTTGAAGCTTTCTTAAATACCATTCAAGAGAAAGCCTCAAAGAACcatgtataacaaaatatagttaTGCTTTAACACGAGCTTTACCTTTTTCACTCActttgagataaaataaa
Coding sequences:
- the LOC101208458 gene encoding CBL-interacting serine/threonine-protein kinase 6 gives rise to the protein MADKGRDGGHSSLLDGKYELGRLLGHGTFAKVYHARNLRTGKSVAMKVVGKEKIIKVGMMEQIKREISVMKMVKHPNIVELHEVMASKSKIYFAMEFVRGGELFSKIAKGRLREDVARVYFQQLISAIDFCHSRGVYHRDLKPENLLLDEDGNLKVTDFGLTAFSEHLKQDGLLHTTCGTPAYVAPEVIGKHGYDGAKADLWSCGVILYVLLAGFLPFQDDNMVAMYRKIYRGDFKCPSWFSPEARRLITKLLDPNPVTRAGITKITSSSWFKKSVPKSLITKDEQEQTEENFTKSKPPAETLNAFHIISLSEGFDLSPLFEEKKREEKEEMRFATSSTASSVISKLEEVGKAVKFDVKKSETWVRLQGQEMGRKGKLTIAADIFAMTPSFVVVEVKKDNGDTLEYNQFCRKELRPALKDIVWTSPTGNSTPA